One window from the genome of Sandaracinaceae bacterium encodes:
- a CDS encoding VWA domain-containing protein: MSRPRSSSSMNWGVLAFALVLVGLAAAYIAQQVWHHDLTWEMRGERYEFLASRALVALSLIPLLGWVATRSLADLPPLQKWLGVLLRAALMATLVLALARLSRTTDSARISTVFLVDVSDSVTDEAIAEAREKAQAALSARGENDVQLITFAQHARVVPLAREATELPETLERHTDATHQDAGAGSNLAAALQLAYGLFPPGHLRRAVLLTDGGQTEGDLLAEASRAHDFDVRLYHHVYTQGAPHEVAVREVSVPDQLRVGDPFPVRARVFSNYEAEARVRLYQGETLNGLDSVRDVTLTPGDNEIEFQSVVRVAGPVTYRFELQPRGDDRFPANNRFETTAVVPGKPTVLYVEGAAGRANYLSRALAAGDFDVDVRSPRSIPTSPQELERFDFFVLSDVSADEVSMSQMDAIERYVRDQGGGFIMAGGESGFGLGGWQGSRMERMLPVRMDAERRRNQPSLALALVIDRSGSMSGQKMELAKEAARATAEMLGADDYIAVVGFDSTPERIVRMQSARNRLRIVRDISRMTARGGTQIFPALDMAYQDLAVTRARVKHVILLTDGQAPESGIAELTQVMRAEGITVTTVGLGSDVNRVLLESVASLGGGRSYFTNDPHNVPRIFMRETTTVARSAAVEEYFQPMVVQNADFLRGIDIRTAPFLHGYVATRRKPTPAQVILQSDLGEPILARWRVGLGWSMAWTSDVKNRWAVEWLRWPQYSRFWTQLVREHMRQRRRETLDMTAEVLDGEVRVTVDAIDTADRFMNDLDSVLTVEGPMGAPAARAGVDDPQARVRETHALRQTAPGLYEARFPLERYGSFMLTAQHERQGRPVAESTAQLANPYPREYLSFEPNRALLDRATGVTGGGALDTIEALFDAGDETIRSHEELWPKLLFAALALFLLDLLLRRVRLFDRDFRRA, translated from the coding sequence ATGAGCCGGCCTCGCAGCAGCAGTTCCATGAACTGGGGCGTGCTGGCTTTCGCGCTCGTGCTCGTCGGCCTGGCCGCCGCGTACATCGCCCAGCAGGTGTGGCACCACGACCTGACGTGGGAGATGCGCGGCGAGCGCTACGAGTTTCTTGCGTCGCGCGCGCTGGTGGCCCTCAGCCTGATCCCCCTGCTGGGGTGGGTGGCCACGCGCTCCCTCGCGGACCTGCCGCCGCTGCAGAAGTGGCTGGGTGTGCTCTTGCGCGCGGCGCTGATGGCCACCTTGGTGCTGGCCCTGGCGCGCCTCTCGCGCACCACCGACAGCGCGCGCATCAGCACGGTGTTCCTGGTGGACGTGTCGGACTCCGTCACAGACGAGGCCATCGCCGAAGCGCGCGAAAAGGCGCAGGCCGCCTTGTCCGCGCGTGGCGAGAACGACGTCCAGCTGATCACGTTCGCGCAGCACGCGCGGGTCGTGCCGTTGGCGCGTGAGGCGACGGAGCTGCCCGAGACCCTCGAGCGCCACACCGACGCGACGCACCAAGACGCGGGGGCGGGCTCGAACCTCGCCGCCGCGCTGCAGCTGGCCTACGGCCTCTTCCCGCCTGGGCACCTGCGCCGCGCCGTCCTGCTGACGGATGGCGGGCAGACCGAGGGCGACCTGCTGGCCGAGGCCAGCCGCGCGCACGACTTCGACGTGCGCCTCTACCACCACGTGTACACCCAGGGCGCCCCCCACGAGGTCGCCGTACGCGAGGTGAGCGTGCCGGACCAGCTACGCGTGGGCGACCCGTTCCCGGTGCGCGCGCGGGTGTTCTCGAACTACGAAGCCGAGGCACGTGTGCGCCTGTACCAGGGCGAGACGCTCAACGGGCTCGACTCCGTGCGGGATGTCACGCTCACCCCGGGGGACAACGAAATCGAGTTCCAGTCGGTGGTGCGCGTCGCGGGCCCGGTCACATACCGCTTCGAGCTCCAACCACGGGGCGACGACCGCTTCCCGGCCAACAACCGCTTCGAGACCACCGCGGTGGTCCCCGGCAAGCCCACCGTGCTGTACGTGGAGGGCGCGGCGGGGCGTGCCAACTACCTCAGCCGGGCGCTCGCCGCGGGTGACTTCGACGTGGACGTGCGCTCCCCGCGCTCCATCCCCACCAGCCCGCAAGAGCTGGAGCGCTTCGACTTCTTCGTGCTGTCGGACGTGTCTGCCGACGAGGTGTCCATGAGCCAGATGGACGCCATCGAGCGCTACGTGCGCGACCAGGGCGGCGGCTTCATCATGGCTGGCGGCGAGAGCGGCTTCGGCCTCGGCGGCTGGCAGGGGTCGCGCATGGAGCGCATGTTGCCTGTGCGCATGGACGCCGAGCGACGGCGCAACCAGCCCTCGCTCGCGTTGGCGTTGGTCATCGACCGGAGCGGCTCGATGAGCGGCCAGAAGATGGAGCTGGCCAAGGAGGCCGCGCGCGCCACCGCCGAGATGCTGGGCGCCGACGACTACATCGCCGTCGTGGGCTTCGACTCGACGCCCGAGCGCATCGTGCGCATGCAGAGCGCGCGCAACCGGCTGCGCATCGTGCGCGACATCAGCCGCATGACGGCGCGCGGCGGGACCCAGATCTTCCCGGCGCTCGACATGGCCTACCAGGATCTGGCCGTCACCCGTGCGCGCGTGAAGCACGTCATCCTGCTGACCGACGGACAGGCTCCCGAGAGCGGCATCGCGGAGCTCACCCAGGTGATGCGCGCCGAGGGCATCACGGTCACCACCGTCGGCCTCGGCTCGGACGTGAACCGCGTGCTGCTCGAGAGCGTGGCCTCGCTCGGCGGGGGCCGCAGCTACTTCACCAACGACCCCCACAACGTGCCGCGCATCTTCATGCGCGAGACCACGACCGTGGCGCGCTCGGCCGCCGTCGAAGAGTACTTCCAGCCCATGGTGGTGCAGAACGCGGACTTCCTGCGCGGCATCGACATCCGCACGGCGCCCTTCCTGCACGGCTACGTCGCCACACGCCGCAAGCCCACGCCGGCGCAGGTCATCCTGCAGAGCGATCTCGGCGAGCCCATCCTGGCGCGCTGGCGCGTGGGCCTCGGGTGGTCGATGGCCTGGACCAGCGACGTGAAGAACCGCTGGGCCGTGGAGTGGCTGCGTTGGCCTCAGTATTCGCGCTTCTGGACCCAGCTCGTCCGTGAGCACATGCGCCAACGCCGCCGCGAGACCCTCGACATGACCGCCGAGGTGCTGGACGGCGAGGTGCGCGTGACCGTCGATGCCATCGACACGGCGGATCGCTTCATGAACGACCTCGACTCCGTGCTCACCGTCGAGGGCCCGATGGGGGCCCCTGCAGCGCGCGCTGGCGTGGACGACCCTCAAGCGCGCGTGCGCGAAACCCACGCCCTGCGGCAGACCGCGCCCGGTCTCTACGAGGCGCGCTTCCCGCTCGAGCGCTACGGCTCGTTCATGCTCACCGCGCAGCACGAGCGGCAGGGCCGACCCGTGGCGGAGAGCACCGCGCAGCTGGCCAACCCCTACCCGCGCGAGTACCTCAGCTTCGAGCCCAACCGCGCCCTGCTCGACCGCGCGACGGGCGTCACGGGCGGTGGTGCTCTCGACACGATCGAGGCGCTCTTCGACGCTGGCGACGAAACGATTCGGTCGCACGAAGAGCTGTGGCCCAAGCTGCTGTTCGCCGCGCTCGCGCTCTTCTTGCTAGACTTGTTGCTGCGGCGCGTTCGCCTCTTCGATCGAGACTTCCGCCGCGCTTGA
- a CDS encoding VWA domain-containing protein, giving the protein MGGTGLTLTGLTLSQVLMVLGGFGLGAVILYLLKLRRRRVEVPFVRLWEDILAEKQTTRLFSQLKRWLSLLLALCIIALLAFALGDPRYAGATAQGRSLLVLVDASASMSATDVEPSRFEAAEAELRRLIDGLGPADRLQIAQLDQTATPLSPLTTDARVLRDAIDSLSTTHLGAQLRPGLHLALDVLRGQPRAEVVVITDGGLSASATMAEELREADIRLSWVRVGRTDDNVGLSAFAVRRYPLDKSQSEVLVELWNPTDEARQVELQLIGDGEPVDVQTLSLGPTERLRRTFRNVSGVDRTLEARLVTREGLDHLAADDHAYARLPERRRARVLLVSRGNLYLQAALVLDEYLDVVEVTPDMYPPEGRFDVVLFDAWVPPSPPETAALYLYPKPDEGVTGPFEIVEEVAAPTIERVERRHPLVRWTALTDVNIASALRVRTERGDRVVAGTDSLPLMVEGRRAGQRFVALNFDPRQSDLVLRVAWPLFLLNTIDWFVQEDARYVSSYYTGDTWHIPVPAGATQATIVAPDEREFVVPIVEGRALFAGSRAGIYTIRTAGAEGAVTEDAFAVNVGPGDESEIAPAEALSVGPTTAGEVSAGAAGVRRELWLYLLAAVLVVLGLEWFSYHRRYTV; this is encoded by the coding sequence ATGGGCGGCACGGGGCTCACACTCACGGGGCTCACCCTCTCCCAGGTGCTCATGGTGCTGGGGGGCTTCGGCCTGGGCGCGGTCATCCTCTACCTGCTCAAGCTGCGGCGCCGGCGCGTCGAGGTGCCGTTCGTCCGGCTGTGGGAGGACATCCTCGCCGAGAAGCAGACCACGCGCCTGTTCTCGCAGCTCAAGCGCTGGCTCTCGCTGCTGCTGGCCCTGTGCATCATCGCGCTGTTGGCGTTCGCGCTGGGCGACCCCCGCTACGCCGGTGCCACGGCCCAGGGGCGCTCGCTCTTGGTGTTGGTGGACGCGAGCGCGTCCATGTCCGCCACCGATGTCGAGCCCTCGCGCTTCGAGGCCGCCGAGGCCGAGCTGCGACGCTTGATCGACGGGCTCGGGCCCGCCGACCGTTTGCAGATCGCGCAGCTGGACCAGACCGCGACGCCCCTCTCGCCGCTCACCACCGACGCGCGCGTGCTGCGCGACGCCATCGACTCCCTGAGCACCACGCACTTGGGCGCCCAGCTGCGCCCCGGGCTGCACCTGGCGCTGGACGTGCTGCGCGGCCAACCCCGGGCCGAGGTGGTGGTCATCACGGACGGCGGGTTGTCGGCCTCCGCCACCATGGCCGAAGAGCTGCGCGAGGCGGACATCCGGCTGAGCTGGGTGCGCGTGGGTCGCACGGACGACAACGTGGGGCTCTCGGCCTTCGCGGTGCGCCGCTATCCGCTCGACAAGAGCCAGAGCGAGGTGCTGGTGGAGCTGTGGAACCCCACCGACGAGGCCCGTCAGGTGGAGCTGCAGCTCATCGGCGACGGAGAGCCCGTCGACGTGCAGACGCTCTCGCTGGGTCCCACCGAGCGCTTGCGGCGCACCTTCCGCAACGTGTCGGGCGTCGACCGCACATTGGAGGCCCGCCTGGTCACGCGCGAGGGGCTCGACCACCTGGCCGCGGACGACCACGCCTACGCCCGCCTGCCCGAGCGGCGCCGCGCGCGCGTGTTGCTCGTCTCGCGAGGCAACCTCTACCTGCAGGCCGCGCTCGTGCTGGACGAGTACCTCGACGTGGTCGAGGTCACCCCGGACATGTATCCACCGGAGGGCCGCTTCGACGTCGTCCTGTTCGACGCGTGGGTGCCGCCCTCCCCGCCCGAGACGGCCGCGCTCTACCTCTACCCCAAGCCCGACGAGGGCGTGACGGGGCCGTTCGAGATCGTGGAGGAGGTGGCCGCGCCGACCATCGAGCGCGTGGAGCGGCGTCACCCCCTCGTGCGCTGGACGGCGCTGACCGACGTGAACATCGCGTCAGCCCTGCGCGTGCGCACCGAGCGCGGTGACCGCGTGGTGGCTGGCACGGACTCGCTGCCCCTGATGGTCGAGGGGCGCCGCGCTGGCCAGCGCTTCGTGGCGCTCAACTTCGACCCTCGCCAGAGCGACCTGGTGCTGCGCGTCGCGTGGCCGCTGTTCCTGCTCAACACCATCGACTGGTTCGTGCAAGAGGACGCCCGCTACGTCTCCAGCTACTACACGGGCGACACGTGGCACATCCCCGTCCCAGCGGGGGCCACGCAGGCCACCATCGTCGCGCCGGACGAACGGGAGTTCGTGGTGCCCATCGTGGAGGGACGCGCCCTGTTCGCCGGGTCGCGCGCGGGCATCTACACCATCCGCACCGCGGGGGCGGAGGGCGCCGTGACGGAGGACGCGTTCGCCGTGAACGTGGGGCCCGGCGACGAGAGCGAGATTGCCCCCGCCGAGGCGCTGTCCGTCGGGCCCACCACCGCCGGTGAGGTCAGCGCGGGCGCCGCGGGCGTGCGGCGTGAGCTGTGGCTCTACCTGCTGGCCGCGGTGCTCGTCGTGCTGGGCCTCGAGTGGTTCTCGTACCACCGGAGGTACACGGTATGA
- a CDS encoding DUF58 domain-containing protein, whose protein sequence is MRAERRSKKTGAGIEFADHREYVPGDDFRYLDWNVYQRTGRLLLRLFEEEEDLSVYVLVDASRSMGMGDPPKLTYAKQLAAAFAYVALANLDRVSVLTFDAGMSARLAPTRGKNRIFKVFDFLRDVQAKGETHMGDALRTFAAQNKRRGVAILISDLYDPAGFEAGINQLRFAKFEPFVLQVFDPAEVRPELNGDVRLVDRETGEHREVTITPRLLEKYAEAHAAYRKRIEDFCTQKHVAYQAIETSTPFDEAVLGVLRRGGLLG, encoded by the coding sequence ATGCGCGCCGAGCGCCGCTCCAAGAAGACTGGCGCGGGCATCGAGTTCGCGGACCACCGCGAGTACGTGCCGGGTGACGACTTCCGCTACCTGGACTGGAACGTCTACCAGCGCACCGGGCGCCTGCTGCTGCGCCTGTTCGAGGAAGAGGAAGACCTCTCGGTGTACGTGCTGGTGGACGCCTCACGCTCCATGGGCATGGGCGACCCACCGAAGCTCACCTACGCCAAGCAGCTCGCAGCGGCCTTCGCCTACGTGGCGCTGGCCAACCTGGACCGCGTGTCCGTGCTCACGTTCGACGCGGGCATGAGCGCCCGACTCGCGCCCACGCGCGGCAAGAACCGCATCTTCAAGGTCTTCGACTTCCTGCGCGACGTGCAGGCGAAGGGCGAGACCCACATGGGCGACGCGCTGCGCACCTTCGCGGCACAGAACAAGCGCCGCGGGGTCGCCATCCTGATCAGCGACCTGTACGACCCGGCGGGCTTCGAGGCGGGCATCAACCAGCTGCGCTTCGCCAAGTTCGAGCCCTTCGTGCTGCAGGTCTTCGACCCGGCCGAGGTGCGCCCCGAGCTCAACGGCGACGTGCGCCTGGTGGACCGCGAGACGGGCGAGCACCGCGAGGTGACCATCACGCCGCGCCTGCTCGAGAAGTACGCCGAGGCGCACGCGGCCTACCGCAAACGCATCGAGGACTTCTGCACCCAGAAGCACGTGGCCTACCAGGCCATCGAGACCAGCACCCCCTTCGACGAGGCGGTGCTGGGCGTGCTCCGCCGCGGAGGCTTGCTGGGCTGA
- a CDS encoding MoxR family ATPase translates to MSKDTPAETVETFGRDVQRVKAEIGKMIVGQDDIVDGVLTCLLAGGQALLEGVPGLGKTMLVRTLAESMRLEFSRIQFTPDLMPADILGTTVLSEDAHGKQSLEFRKGPIFANIVLADEVNRATPKTQSALLEVMQEHSVTVGGHTYKMEQPYFVLATQNPLEMEGTYPLPEAQLDRFLFKLQVEFPSRDELHAILDRTTGAESPEVKPVLDRETILKMRKVVRDVAVARHVQDYAIRVLEATHPGRPGSPDSVARFVRFGASPRGVQATLLAAKIRALFDGRFSASIDDVRWAAKPALRHRMILNFEGEAEGVRTDQVLDDILKSVPETAK, encoded by the coding sequence ATGAGCAAGGACACCCCAGCCGAGACCGTCGAGACCTTCGGGCGCGACGTGCAGCGGGTGAAGGCCGAGATCGGCAAGATGATCGTCGGTCAGGACGACATCGTGGACGGCGTGTTGACCTGCCTTCTGGCCGGTGGCCAGGCGCTGCTGGAGGGCGTGCCGGGCTTGGGCAAGACCATGCTGGTGCGCACCCTGGCCGAGTCCATGCGGCTCGAGTTCTCGCGCATCCAGTTCACGCCCGACCTCATGCCGGCGGACATCCTCGGCACCACCGTCCTCTCCGAGGACGCGCACGGCAAGCAGAGCCTCGAGTTCCGCAAGGGGCCCATCTTCGCCAACATCGTGCTGGCCGACGAGGTCAACCGCGCGACGCCCAAGACCCAAAGCGCGCTGCTCGAGGTCATGCAGGAGCACTCGGTCACGGTGGGTGGCCACACCTACAAGATGGAGCAGCCCTACTTCGTGCTCGCCACGCAGAACCCCCTCGAGATGGAGGGCACCTACCCGCTGCCCGAGGCGCAGCTGGACCGCTTCCTGTTCAAGCTGCAGGTGGAGTTCCCCTCGCGCGACGAGCTGCACGCCATCCTCGACCGCACCACGGGCGCCGAGAGCCCCGAGGTCAAGCCCGTGCTCGACCGCGAGACCATCTTGAAGATGCGCAAGGTGGTGCGCGACGTCGCGGTCGCCCGCCACGTGCAGGACTACGCCATCCGCGTGCTGGAAGCGACGCACCCCGGGCGCCCCGGCTCCCCGGACAGCGTCGCCCGCTTCGTGCGTTTCGGCGCCAGCCCTCGCGGCGTGCAGGCCACCTTGCTGGCCGCCAAGATCCGCGCGCTGTTCGACGGTCGCTTCAGCGCCAGCATCGACGACGTGCGTTGGGCGGCGAAGCCGGCGCTGCGCCACCGCATGATCCTCAACTTCGAGGGTGAGGCCGAGGGCGTGCGCACCGACCAGGTGCTCGACGACATCCTCAAGTCCGTGCCCGAGACGGCGAAGTAG
- a CDS encoding molybdopterin molybdotransferase MoeA, protein MLTLGDAISRVLAGAAPLATERVSLGRALERLLAIDLTARVDSPPFTNSAMDGFAVRADALIGATHVSPVTLPVEGESRAGGALVPTCPPGATIRIFTGAPLPEGSDSVVLQEDVQHEGHVAVFRDPARQGQNVRQRGEDVAVGGILLPRGARLRAGDIGLLASQGIGEVEVYRRPRVAILSTGDELRRLDEPERPGSIVNSNAYMLEALVLDAGGTPDVRPIVSDTLPTLTASVREACATSDLVISTGGVSVGDHDLMRDALGAAGVSMDFWKVAIKPGKPFAFGRAPHGSAVAGLPGNPVSAFVTFEVLVRPLLRVLAGDPRPHRRHLAAKLASAVKATRGRDELLRARLTEDATSPSGLGCVPVARRGSGALPALAGVDVLARIPAGEETVPAGALVQCLPLFDVPGVARTPFPLAMG, encoded by the coding sequence GTGCTGACCCTAGGCGACGCAATCTCGCGTGTCCTCGCCGGTGCCGCCCCCCTCGCGACGGAGCGCGTGAGCCTCGGCCGGGCGCTGGAGCGCTTGCTCGCCATCGACCTCACCGCGCGGGTGGACAGCCCCCCGTTCACGAACAGCGCCATGGATGGCTTCGCCGTGCGGGCCGACGCGCTCATCGGGGCCACGCACGTCAGCCCGGTCACGTTGCCTGTGGAGGGCGAGAGCCGCGCGGGTGGTGCTCTGGTCCCGACGTGCCCGCCAGGCGCCACCATACGCATCTTCACGGGAGCGCCCCTTCCCGAAGGGAGCGACAGCGTCGTCCTGCAGGAGGACGTGCAGCATGAAGGACACGTGGCGGTGTTTCGCGATCCGGCACGCCAGGGGCAGAACGTGCGTCAGCGCGGCGAAGACGTCGCGGTCGGCGGCATCCTGCTCCCCCGTGGCGCGCGGCTCCGCGCGGGAGACATCGGGCTGTTGGCCAGCCAGGGCATCGGGGAGGTGGAGGTCTACCGGCGTCCACGCGTCGCCATCCTCTCCACGGGGGACGAGCTCCGTCGCCTCGACGAGCCCGAGCGCCCGGGGAGCATCGTCAACTCGAACGCGTACATGCTGGAGGCGCTGGTGCTGGACGCAGGGGGTACTCCAGACGTGCGCCCGATCGTCTCGGACACCCTCCCGACGCTGACGGCGAGCGTGCGCGAAGCGTGCGCGACGTCCGACCTGGTGATCTCCACCGGCGGCGTGTCCGTCGGAGACCACGACCTGATGCGTGACGCGCTCGGCGCTGCGGGTGTCTCCATGGACTTCTGGAAGGTCGCCATCAAACCAGGCAAGCCCTTCGCGTTCGGACGCGCTCCACACGGCAGCGCGGTCGCCGGCCTGCCAGGGAACCCCGTCAGCGCGTTCGTCACCTTCGAGGTCCTGGTGCGCCCCCTGCTGCGCGTGCTCGCCGGAGACCCCCGCCCCCACCGTCGACACCTCGCGGCCAAGCTCGCGAGTGCGGTCAAGGCCACCCGTGGACGCGACGAGCTGCTGCGAGCGCGGCTGACGGAAGACGCCACGTCCCCGAGCGGGCTGGGCTGTGTCCCCGTGGCGCGGCGAGGCTCGGGGGCCTTGCCCGCGCTCGCGGGGGTGGACGTGCTGGCCCGCATCCCCGCCGGAGAGGAAACCGTCCCGGCGGGGGCGCTCGTGCAATGCCTGCCGCTGTTCGACGTGCCAGGCGTGGCGCGCACGCCCTTCCCTCTTGCGATGGGCTGA
- a CDS encoding transglycosylase SLT domain-containing protein: protein MQLEDHVPSVLSSGVPAAAPERAQADSDLTWLRGIALPDLPVRWDERVVRFLEYFRNDARGRQLMAGWIQRSTRYGSMIDRELARADLPRDLRCVAMAESGFDPTVRSYRGASGMWQFVPRTGEQYGLVRTHWVDQRNDPIRSTRAAAEYLGNLHRRLGSWELALAAYNMGYGAMTRSIRKYNTNDFWALARLESGLPFETTVYVSKILACAIVMRNPERFGFADLTRDTPIEVEEVTVSGGVQMSTLARAAGLSTAELAALNPELLRGRTPPGAEYPVRIPRERLEAFARAWARVRPRDRVFGSHVVRFGEDLDDVAWAYRTTTEVLLELNDLGNGSAVSAGLVLVVPAGTPRQRSASARRDVVSVPSTVTDVPDRRRVFYPVRGGESIEAVAAFFGVGVDDVRRWNALDPAARLVSDMVLQLFVEPSRDLSQAVVLSPDDVRVLVVGTEEFYEYHETQAGRVRLRYEVQPGDTLRSLADRFGQRTGDLARINRFSRRSTLVPGQEVIIYADPTRLAAAHLDGDAERSDDIDDDRHEGAEDDGEDTGDDAADADGDGAMGVADDDTPDGEGD from the coding sequence AGCTCGGGCGTCCCGGCCGCGGCCCCCGAGCGGGCCCAGGCCGACTCCGACCTCACCTGGCTGCGGGGCATCGCCCTGCCCGACCTGCCCGTGCGCTGGGACGAGCGCGTCGTTCGCTTCCTCGAATACTTCCGCAACGATGCGCGCGGCCGTCAGCTGATGGCCGGATGGATTCAACGTTCCACCCGCTACGGCTCGATGATCGACCGGGAGCTCGCGCGCGCCGACCTGCCGCGAGATCTGCGCTGCGTGGCGATGGCAGAGAGCGGCTTCGACCCGACGGTGCGCAGCTACCGCGGCGCATCCGGAATGTGGCAGTTCGTCCCACGCACCGGAGAGCAGTACGGACTGGTCCGCACGCACTGGGTGGACCAGCGCAACGACCCCATCCGCTCCACCCGCGCCGCGGCGGAGTACCTCGGGAACCTGCACCGACGGCTGGGCTCCTGGGAGCTGGCCCTCGCCGCGTACAACATGGGCTATGGCGCGATGACGCGCTCCATCCGCAAGTACAACACCAACGACTTCTGGGCGTTGGCCCGGCTCGAGTCGGGTCTCCCCTTCGAGACGACCGTGTACGTCTCGAAGATCCTCGCGTGCGCCATCGTCATGCGCAACCCCGAGCGGTTCGGCTTCGCCGACCTCACGCGCGACACGCCGATCGAGGTCGAGGAGGTCACGGTCTCCGGAGGGGTGCAGATGTCCACGCTGGCCCGCGCTGCGGGTCTGTCCACCGCCGAGCTCGCCGCCCTCAACCCCGAGCTACTGCGTGGCCGGACGCCCCCCGGCGCCGAGTATCCGGTGCGCATCCCTCGGGAGCGCTTGGAGGCGTTCGCACGAGCCTGGGCGCGCGTGCGGCCCCGCGATCGCGTGTTCGGCTCACACGTCGTGCGCTTCGGCGAAGACCTCGACGACGTCGCGTGGGCGTACCGCACCACCACCGAGGTGCTCCTGGAACTCAACGACCTGGGCAACGGGTCCGCCGTGAGCGCCGGCCTCGTGTTGGTCGTACCCGCCGGGACGCCTCGCCAACGGAGCGCCTCGGCGCGCCGCGATGTGGTGAGCGTTCCATCGACGGTGACCGACGTGCCCGACCGGCGCCGCGTGTTCTATCCCGTACGTGGTGGCGAGTCCATCGAGGCCGTGGCCGCCTTCTTCGGTGTGGGCGTCGACGACGTGCGGCGCTGGAACGCGCTCGACCCCGCAGCCCGACTCGTGTCCGACATGGTGCTGCAGCTCTTCGTCGAGCCCAGCCGAGATCTCTCGCAAGCCGTGGTGCTGTCCCCCGACGACGTGCGCGTCCTCGTCGTCGGGACGGAAGAGTTCTACGAGTATCACGAGACCCAGGCCGGCCGCGTCCGGCTCCGCTACGAGGTGCAGCCCGGCGATACCCTTCGCAGCCTGGCCGACCGCTTCGGACAGCGCACGGGCGACCTCGCGCGCATCAACCGCTTTTCCCGCCGCAGCACGCTGGTCCCGGGTCAGGAGGTCATCATCTACGCGGACCCGACGCGACTGGCCGCCGCCCACCTCGACGGCGACGCGGAGCGCTCCGACGACATCGACGATGATCGCCACGAGGGCGCAGAAGACGACGGGGAGGACACCGGAGACGACGCCGCCGATGCCGACGGCGACGGTGCGATGGGGGTCGCCGACGACGACACCCCCGACGGCGAGGGAGACTGA